The Syntrophotalea acetylenivorans genome contains the following window.
CATCGCCATCGGCAGAAGCAATGTTGATCCGACCATCATCTTCGATATCGATAGCGCAACCAGTGGCTTCGATAATTCCACGAACGTTTTTACCGCCGGAACCGATAACGGTACGTACCTGATCGGGTTTAACCTGAATTGTAGTAATGCGCGGAGCGTATGGTGACAGCTCTTCTCGCGGAACGCTGATAGCTTCAGCCATTTTGCCAAGAATGTGAATACGGCCTTCACGAGCCTGCTCGAGGGCCTGCTTCATGATCTCTTTGTTGACGCCGCCAATCTTGATATCCATCTGCAGTGCGGTAACACCTTCAGCCGCGCCGGTCACTTTAAAGTCCATATCGCCGAGATGGTCTTCATCACCGAGGATGTCGCTCAAAACCGCAACATCATCACCTTCTTTGATCAGACCCATGGCAATACCGGCCACAGCTTTCGTCACAGGAACGCCAGCATCCATCAATGCCAGGGTAGCGCCACAAACACTGGCCATGGAAGAAGAGCCGTTGGATTCAAGCGTTTCGGAGACAACCCGAATGGTGTACGGGAAATCGTCATGAACGGGCAGGATCTTGGAAATAGAACGTTCGGCAAGCATGCCATGGCCAATTTCGCGACGGCCGGGAAAAAGGCGCATGCTGGTTTCACCAACGCAGAAAGGAGGAAAGTTATAGTGCAACATGAACTTTTTGAAGTCCATTGACTGGACATTGTCCATGCGCTGCTCATCTTTGCTGGTACCGAGGGCTGCTGCTACCAAGGCCTGGGTTTCGCCACGGGTAAAGAGGGCACTACCATGAGCACGGGGCAGCAGACCGACTTCGCTACTAATTGGACGAACAGTTTTAAAGTCACGACCATCGATACGAATTTGATCGCGAATAATCATCTGCCGCACAACTCGTTTCTGCATAGCGGAAAAGATCTCGCTGATCTCTTCCTTATTGGTGCCTTCCTCATCAACCAATTCAGCGACGACTTCTTCCTTGATTTCTCCAACCGCTGCATAACGGTCTTGTTTGCTCTGAATCTTGACAGCTTCAAGCAAGCGCGTCTCCGCTAAAGCGGCAACCTGCCCTGCCAGAGCTTCGTCAGTTTCAGGAACAGAGAACTCTCTTTTCTCTTTACCGGCAATCTTGCGCAATTCAGATTGCACTTCGATCAGCGGCTGCATGGCCTCATGACCAAAGAAAATGGCCTCAAGGATTTCATCTTCACTGAGAAATTCGGATTCCCCTTCAACCATGATGATCGCTTCACGGGAGCCTGCAACGGTCAGATCCAAATCGCTGGCTTCGCGCTGTTCAATGGTAGGGTTGGCAACCAGCTGACCTTCAACCCGGCCTACCCGTACCGAGGCAATGGGGCCATCAAATGGAATGTCGGAAACTTCAAGAGCCGCTGAGCAACCGACGAGAGCCAGGGTATCCGGATCATTCTCCATGTCGACAGAGATAACCGTCGGCATAATCTGGGTTTCAAACATATAACCCTTAGGAAAGAGCGGCCGCAACGGACGGTCGATAAGGCGACAAATCAAGGTTTCCCTTTCAGTTGCCCCTCTTTCACGACGGAAGAAGGAACCGGGGATCTTACCGCCGGCATAGAACTTTTCCTGGTAGTTGACCACCAGAGGGAAAAAGCCCTGACCTTCCTTCATTTTTTTGGCAGAGACGGCGGTGCAGAGTATTTTTGTGCCGCCATAGGTAATAACCGTAGCACCGTCTGCTTGACGGGCCATCTTGCCGGTCTCGATGGTCAACGGTTGGCCGTTGAACTCAATTTCTACTTTGTGATAAGCCAATTTTTTCTCCTTTTGTTTGGAACTTGCGCCCGCAGTCGCTATTTTTTTTCTAAGCATAAAACAGCCAAAGGAGGTTGGCCTGAGACAGGAGTCGGTCCTGCCAAACGGCAAACCAAACCGATCCCTCTCTCCGGACAGCCTCCCGAGCTGTACCAAAAACTCAGGCAGCAGACCCTACGCTGCGGCGAAGGGCGTGCTGCCTGTGATTTTACCTGCGAATTCCCAGGGCTTTGATAATGGCGCGATAACGCTCAACTTCGATCTTTTTCAGATAGTCGAGCAGTCTACGTCTCTGTCCGACGATCTTCAACAGGCCGCGACGAGAATGATGGTCCTTCTTGTGGGTCCGAAAATGATCGGTCAGATAAGTGATGCGCTCCGAAAGCAGCGCAATCTGTACTTCTGGAGATCCGGTATCGCCTTCATGGCGCTTAAACTCATTGATAATTTCCTGTTTGCGTTCTGTGGCCAGCACTGTGCCATCTC
Protein-coding sequences here:
- the rpsO gene encoding 30S ribosomal protein S15, with product MLATERKQEIINEFKRHEGDTGSPEVQIALLSERITYLTDHFRTHKKDHHSRRGLLKIVGQRRRLLDYLKKIEVERYRAIIKALGIRR